The Chryseolinea soli nucleotide sequence TCCTTCGCACGAACAAAGAAGGCGATGCGGCACTCACCGGTACATAGCCCGACTCGGCGCCGCAAAAACCGATAAACGTATCGCGGTCGTTGCCCGTGGCTTGTATTTCGGCAAACATCGCGAGGGGTGTGCCGATCAGGTCGACGCCCCGCACCAGCTCGTCGGCGCGGCCATCGACATAAATGCGATAGACCATGGTGGGGAAAATGTTGAACGCGTTGGGATTGTAACGATCCGTCACCGTAAATCCCCCGACGACATCGCGAAACAGGTAGCCATAGGGTTTACCCTGGCGTTTGCATTCCTTCAGCAACATTTTCCGCAGATCTTCCATGGGCACGCCTTTCGATGTTTCCACGATCAGGTTGGATTGCCGCGAAACGGGTTCCATGCCGATGGACGCGCGACCGTGACCATTGGAGCGAGCCAGGTTTTCCAGCGGTGTGCGCGACATGAGGAAAGTTTTCAGCATGCCTTTGTCCACCACGGTCACGCGTTCGCCTTTGATGCCTTCGTCGTCGTATTTATAGCCGCCGTTGATCGGTTTGCCATCGATGGTGGTCAGCGTGGGATCGAAATATACTTGCAAGGTTTTGGGCAACACGTATTCGCCGATCTTGGCTTTGAAGGTGTGGCCGTCGTATTCTTTCTTCATGCGATGGCCCTCCACCCGGTGACCAAAAATTTCGTGGAAGAAAACACCGGCGGCGGGTGCCAGCAGAATGGCCGGTCCACTGTAGGGCTCGGCCAGTGGCGCCGTTTTTAGTTTCTCCAGGGATGCGATCATCTTTTCGATGTCGCCCATGATTTTTTCATCGGCGGGAAATCCATCGGGTGTTACGGCATAGTAGGAGAGGTGGAGCGGGATCACATCGCCGTCGCTGGCGCGGATGCTGCCGTTCACGTGGATGTAGGCCGACGTGTTGTTTTGAACGATCTGGGTTTGTTCGGTGGTGATGAAATATTTTCGTTCCTGGGAAAATTGCAGCGATACGTCCCCTTCGACGAGGTCACTGTTTTTCAGGAAGAGGGCGGAATATTTTTTGAGTTTTTCTTTCCAGGTGGCGTTGTCGAAAGCGGTGATCAGGTCGGTCTGGGGTGGTTCATAATAGCGGGTCGGGGCCTCTTTCGAGAAATCGTCCGTGGGTGTGGTGGTGACCGGCGTGGTGATCCGCTCGCGCGCCTGGCGGGCGGCTTTGAATCCGCGCAGCGCTTGTTTGTATTGGTTTTGGGTGGTCATCCAGATGCCCATGCGCAGGGCGATCTTCTCGTTTTCATAGGGCAGTTCCGTGGGGTCCGAACCCTCGTGCATTTCGAAGTCGTCGGGTCCTTGCGGATGGGTGTTGTCAAATGCATAGCTGCCCACTTTCACGCGCGACACCAGCACACGGCTTTTGTCGCTGCCGGCGCGCACCAGACTGCCAAAGGACGTACTCAGGTGAAGGTTCGACAAATCGTCGACGCGATAGTCGATGTAGTAGGCCGGGACAGTTGCTTTTTTTAACTCGGTAAAACTCCGGGCGAGTTCAGCCTCTAGGACCGTCATCAGTGAATCTTGTGCCCGTACCGCGAAGGCGGGCAGCATAAACAACAGGAAGACCCCCAGGCGTCTTTTGATATAACCAAATAACAATTTCACAGCTTTCGAAAGTTAGGACCTTGGCAGCATAGAGCAGCTCCAGAATGTAACGGTAAAGTATCTCAAAAAACGTGGAAGACAAAAAAATATATGTTGTTCTTTGTCAGGGTCCTAACCTCCTACTTCGCTGGTGTCAACGTTTTTGTTGATCGCGAAAGCGGCCACAAAGGCTCATTTCGTTTCGGTTTTGGCCATTTCCCAGCCGATGATGCTCTTCTTCCGGGCAGGGCTCCACCGGTACTCACCCAGGATACCGTCTTTGCGGATGACGCGATGGCACGGGATGAGATAGGCAATGTGGTTGGCGCCCACCGCCGATCCAACGGCCTGCAGGGCATTCGGATTGTGGATGTTGGCGGCAATGCCCTGGTAGGTGGTCACGTTGCCCATGGGGATCTTTAACAGCGCTTCCCACACCTTGAGCTGGAAGTTTGTGCCCTTCACAAACACATGGAGCCGTCCCGATGCGGGGGCCTCACCCGGATGAAAGATCCGATCGACAAAGGATGCCGTGAGCGCCTGGTCCTGGTGAAAGATCGAATTGTGCCAGTGTTCTTTCATGGCCTCGATGTGCCCCTTGGCATCTTCGTCCGTGGCCAGGAACGACAGCCAGCAGATGCCTCGGTCGGTCACGGCAAGGAGGCAGTTGCCGAAAGGCGTTTCGTGGATGCCATAGTGAATGTGCAGCCCGGAGCCGTGGAGTTTGTACTCCTGGGGTGTCACACCTTCCAGCGTGGTGAACAGATCATAGACCCGCGATTGGCTGGAGAGCCCGGCCGATTCGGCGGCTTCCACCAGGTTGCGGGATTGTTCCAGTTTCTCTTTCAGGAAATCGACCGTCAGGAACTGCAGGAATCGCTTGGGACTGATGCCCGCCCATTCCGTGAAGATGCGCTGAAAGTGAAAGGGTGAAAGATGAACTTTTTCGGCCACCTCGTCCAGTTCGGGTTGGCGTTGAAAATTTTTTTCCAGGTAAAGAATAGCTTCTTCGATACGCTGGTAATTAATGTGGTTTTCGTTCATGGTCAACAGCATAAAACTATCATTTTTTTGTTGACTCAAAATTGCCACCGCCGGGGCGATTACTCAACCTGCTTCTTGCGGACTTCATTTGTGATGAGGGGTAGCGTAATCTTTCGACTTTTCTTTATTTTTAAAGAAATCCCACAATCATGAAAAGAACTTTACTGACGCTCTTTTTTGCGATGGCCACCACGGCCGCGATCCTGGCCCAACAACCCAACTACGATACGGTGAGGATACGGCCCGTGCTGGTAAGCAACAACCTGTATATGTTAAAAGGTTCCGGCGGCAACATCGGGGTGCTCATCGGAAACGACGGCACGCTGATGATCGACGACCAGTTTGCGCCCCTCTCGAATAAGATCAACGGCGCCATCAAAACCCTTAGCCCGGGAGAGATAAAATTCCTCATCAACACCCACATCCATGGCGACCACACCGGTGGCAACGACAACTTTAAAAAGATGGGCATCACCATCCTGGCCCAGGACCAGGTGCGCGAGCGCATGACCAGGGAAACGGTGAATCGCATGAACGAAAAAGTTCCGCCACGCGAAAAAGATGCCTTGCCCGATATCACGTTTGCCGACAAACTGAACCTCCACATCAACAACGAAGACATCGAACTGATCCACTTCGATCCCGGCCACACCGATGGTGACGTGATCGTTCATTTCAAGAAAGCGAATGTGTATCACATGGGCGATATGTTTGTCACGTATGGCTATCCGTTTATCGACGTTTCCAGCGGCGGTTCTGTGAACGGGATGATAGCGGCCCTGGACAAAGTCCTCGCCTTGATGGATGACAATGCCAAAGTGATTCCCGGGCATGGCGAGGTGAGTACAAAAGCCGACGTGAAAGTGTTTCGCGACCGGTTGGCGGATATTCGCGATCAGGTGGCCGCAGCGTTGAAGAAGGGAAAGAAGAAAGAAGACCTGGCAAGCCTGGGCATCACCGATAAATATGATGCCGAGTGGGGAAAAGGATTTTTGAAGGGAAAGGATTTTGTGATGTTGGTGGCGGATAATATTGCTATCCCTCCGAAGAAATAAATTGAACCGCAGAGTCGCAAAGTCAATGCAAAGCATAATTTGTGTCTTCTTTGCTGCCTCTGCGACTCTGCGGTTCAAAAATGATTTTCACATCGTCATGCCGCATCATGAAAAATGATGCCCAACGAATACCGCACTCCTGATTTCACTTCGCTAACGCCGTGCTTCATCGTAGCACGATAATATCCCCGCGAGCCTTTTACGGGCCGGAAATTAGTGGTGAAGATGAGCGCATCTCCCTGATTCGGCTGCAACACCTCCGCCTTCGACTGCGCGCGAGGCACCTGCTCCGTAAGCACAAACTCCCCGCCCTCATGATCCCTCCCCGCCTGACTTAACACAAACACCACCTGGAAAGGAAAATACACGGCGCCATAAAGATCCTGGTGAAGCGTATTGAATCCTCCCGCTTCATACCGAAGGATCAGCGGCGTTGGCCTGGGCTGATCATGATCGTGACAATGCGCGACGAGCGCTTTGTGATCGCCGGGATAGGTAATATCCATCCCCAACTTCTGCATCCAGGCATTGGCGAGCTTGGCCAACGGCGCGTACAGCATTTCTCGCAAGACTTGGATGGTCGGTGGCAGGGGATAGTTGAAATATTTATACTCTCCTTTGCCAAAGCGATAACGCTGCATGTTGATCGTGTTCCGGTAGAGATCCGGGTCGGCATACAATCCGGAAAGGTGCCGGCACTCGTCGGCCGAGAGCACCCGCGGCAGCAGGGCGTACCCTTTTTCATTGAGTGCAGTATAGATCGATTCCCAGGGCATAGCGACAATATCCTCCATAATTTTTTTCTGTAAAGATCCGGGATCCGGTGGACCCGCTCAACCCGAAACTTGCGGAATGAAACGGGGTGGATTTTTTCGTTGATCATCGGCATAAAAAGAAGTACCTTTCTATGCTTAAATCCGAACACCATGAAAACCCTCTTCCTCTCCGGGTTGTTTCTCTGCGCCACGGTGCTCTCCTGTAAACAACCCTCCAAAACCAACTACACACTCGGCACGGTAACGTTCGAGGTGGCGGGCACCGATGCTGCGCAGCAAGCTTTTCTGAAAGGCCATTTGTTGATGCACAGCTTTGAGTTCATGGACGCCGCCGAAGCTTTCCGCGAAGCGCAAACACTGGACCCCACGTGTGCGATGGCCTTCTGGGGAGAGGCCATGACCTACAACCACGCCATCTGGCAGGAGCAGGATTATGAAAAAGCGGCAGCCACATTGAAGCGTCTGGCCGCAACACCGGAAGCACGGGTGGCCAAAGGGGCAACGCCGCTGGAGAAAGATTTTCTGCAAGCTGTGAACGTTCTCTATGGTGAGGGAACAAAAACAGAACGCGACCGGGCCTATGCCAAATTCATGGGCGAGCTATACAACAAATATCCCGGCAACCATGAAGTAGCGTCGCTGTATGCCCTGGCGTTGTTGGGTGCAGAGCCCGTAGGCCGCAGCGAGGAATTGTACCGGCAGAGCGCGCGCATCTCTGCGCAGATCTTGAAAGAGAACCCGAATCACCCCGGAGCGTTGCATTATTTTATTCATGCGAACGACGATCCTTATCATGCCCGCGAAGCCCTCCAGGCAGCAGACGAATATTCCGTCGTGGCCCACGATGCGACGCATGCCCTGCACATGCCCACGCATATTTATCTCGCCCTCGGCATGTGGGACCGCGTAGTAAGTTCAAATGAAGTGTCGTGGCAAGCCAGCGTGAACCGGAAGCAAAAAAGAAATTTACCCAACGATGCACTGGGCTATCATTCCTTTCACTGGCTGGAATACGGCTACCTGCAACAGGGCCGCATCCAAGACGCTCAAAAACTTTTGCAGGACATGATGACCTACTGTGCTACACAACCCTCCATCAAAGGCCGCACCCACGAGATCTATTTGAAATCGTCTTACGCCGTGGAAACCAATGACTGGAAATCGTCTTTTGTGGCGCACGAAACCGATGCCAAAGGATTGAACGTTGCCACCCAGGGCTTGGAGAACTTTGTCAAAGGCATGCGGGCGTATGCAATGGCCGACATTCCGACGATGGAAAAAGTTATCGCCACCATGGATCGGGACCGCGTGCTCGAGCTCTCGAAGATCGATAGCGATGGCATTGCCCTTTGTGGCAGTGGTGCGAGTCGTGAAAATACGA carries:
- a CDS encoding methylated-DNA--[protein]-cysteine S-methyltransferase, whose amino-acid sequence is MLLTMNENHINYQRIEEAILYLEKNFQRQPELDEVAEKVHLSPFHFQRIFTEWAGISPKRFLQFLTVDFLKEKLEQSRNLVEAAESAGLSSQSRVYDLFTTLEGVTPQEYKLHGSGLHIHYGIHETPFGNCLLAVTDRGICWLSFLATDEDAKGHIEAMKEHWHNSIFHQDQALTASFVDRIFHPGEAPASGRLHVFVKGTNFQLKVWEALLKIPMGNVTTYQGIAANIHNPNALQAVGSAVGANHIAYLIPCHRVIRKDGILGEYRWSPARKKSIIGWEMAKTETK
- a CDS encoding metallopeptidase TldD-related protein codes for the protein MKLLFGYIKRRLGVFLLFMLPAFAVRAQDSLMTVLEAELARSFTELKKATVPAYYIDYRVDDLSNLHLSTSFGSLVRAGSDKSRVLVSRVKVGSYAFDNTHPQGPDDFEMHEGSDPTELPYENEKIALRMGIWMTTQNQYKQALRGFKAARQARERITTPVTTTPTDDFSKEAPTRYYEPPQTDLITAFDNATWKEKLKKYSALFLKNSDLVEGDVSLQFSQERKYFITTEQTQIVQNNTSAYIHVNGSIRASDGDVIPLHLSYYAVTPDGFPADEKIMGDIEKMIASLEKLKTAPLAEPYSGPAILLAPAAGVFFHEIFGHRVEGHRMKKEYDGHTFKAKIGEYVLPKTLQVYFDPTLTTIDGKPINGGYKYDDEGIKGERVTVVDKGMLKTFLMSRTPLENLARSNGHGRASIGMEPVSRQSNLIVETSKGVPMEDLRKMLLKECKRQGKPYGYLFRDVVGGFTVTDRYNPNAFNIFPTMVYRIYVDGRADELVRGVDLIGTPLAMFAEIQATGNDRDTFIGFCGAESGYVPVSAASPSLFVRRIETQKKPRQHQEATLLSRPGSQPQP
- a CDS encoding 2OG-Fe(II) oxygenase codes for the protein MEDIVAMPWESIYTALNEKGYALLPRVLSADECRHLSGLYADPDLYRNTINMQRYRFGKGEYKYFNYPLPPTIQVLREMLYAPLAKLANAWMQKLGMDITYPGDHKALVAHCHDHDQPRPTPLILRYEAGGFNTLHQDLYGAVYFPFQVVFVLSQAGRDHEGGEFVLTEQVPRAQSKAEVLQPNQGDALIFTTNFRPVKGSRGYYRATMKHGVSEVKSGVRYSLGIIFHDAA
- a CDS encoding MBL fold metallo-hydrolase, with protein sequence MKRTLLTLFFAMATTAAILAQQPNYDTVRIRPVLVSNNLYMLKGSGGNIGVLIGNDGTLMIDDQFAPLSNKINGAIKTLSPGEIKFLINTHIHGDHTGGNDNFKKMGITILAQDQVRERMTRETVNRMNEKVPPREKDALPDITFADKLNLHINNEDIELIHFDPGHTDGDVIVHFKKANVYHMGDMFVTYGYPFIDVSSGGSVNGMIAALDKVLALMDDNAKVIPGHGEVSTKADVKVFRDRLADIRDQVAAALKKGKKKEDLASLGITDKYDAEWGKGFLKGKDFVMLVADNIAIPPKK